A portion of the Etheostoma cragini isolate CJK2018 chromosome 13, CSU_Ecrag_1.0, whole genome shotgun sequence genome contains these proteins:
- the phldb1a gene encoding pleckstrin homology-like domain family B member 1 isoform X4, producing the protein MERVSRNKVEHGRQTHQVLRSTPLDLIETGKSLKVQAERPHLVSLGSGRLSTAITLLPLLEGRTTLGSEKTDIPLQGNGIAPQHCYIENQAGSITLYPCGNQCSVDGLPVTKPYRLTQGCMLCFGQSVFFRFNHPEEALRMKSMLPGGSQGLSTTRTHPTDFRSALNGNHQSFWSNGNSKINNTAKNFQDSLVLKAGSGTQPLHQPSPPNMLNGRNSSMTEDSIYENSSSFQVENLSSKTPPVPVWSTHTEYSPVPYPRTSVSVASSSTTGGQRAQDSPKLCKNVRAEATSRQGPENSNLSHKPCPVKFSPTAPSSPRVRGSSLQKRSPSPMRDQQLSHVEAPQKLRTPELTGATTLREHPPLSPYMSRRGTPGSQGFTVKTSPEGHQGQLKLTTSKAEAIRAMYTHGPSSLSGLEKEPGGKQLRAGPGSGLMSGLGSRSSSSPLASPHSTRKTSCLTMAGSSSREQSLIKPYTRERKNSISEINDNEDELLEYHRWQREERLREQEMEKLERQRLETILNLCADYNHKDSAAELAEVVRSGLLGGARGTCSDTAGGMSIQGVDRPQRVRENNEETQREESSSTESTHQECKELLASQEQVYLEEERSRILARVDDLKYRVSELELQLQETKQEVEMEQALLQAERRAEQEQVEAENEILSQLQLKLSQLDKATQKEKDKGRANVSAERKALEKQRNEYNELKRQFDKCPLSLREQLQEQLSRKAEALESGTKRFEELEFCQLEEESSLDEKKETQSSQLLQEQAEFHCSVAKRKEKVATMEAQVKQLGLQAAQDCERMAKDRTVTLQLLHKEQDRLCALEKKYHTLTGGGSFPKPNSSMKEDFLHISEPDLVYVDGPPDSPCPSSTSFSSSHMPSPELYPVRLQEEYLRLSDVYKMYGNGAMQPHSSSPAALHCLSPAVAPALPCEEYITVSQLSQIFGMQRVDPSSSPSIPSFQLASSQSTFSCHSTARGPSSFLSAQSQPELSRNAMPPINLERWYQDIMAAGEPQSCPPPLPAKSFSTRRHSQLLKSKSDGEVGQAASCTLTHSSSAAHKKNASTKGLQLMLREMTNPLDMDPRKQLTLQSKDLSPTVHHSILHHQSPPSGNQAYDTLSLESSDSMETSVSTGNSACTPESACGLEAQRIEEMEKMLREAQQEKARLMENREREVQARRQMLEEERRRREEAERRLQDETAHRLRLVEEEVKMREKHFSQARPMTRYLPNRKEEFDLRAHVESSGHSIDTCPFVILTEKMCKGHLVKMGGKIKSWKKRWFVFDRIKRNFGYYVDKHETKLKGLIYFQAIEEVYYDHLRSATKSPNPSLTFCVKTHDRLYYMVAPSPEAMRIWMDVIVTGAEGYTQFLS; encoded by the exons ATGGAGCGCGTGAGCAGGAATAAAGTGGAACATGGAAGACAGACTCACCAAGTCTTACGG AGCACTCCTTTGGACCTGATTGAGACAGGCAAGTCCCTGAAAGTCCAGGCAGAGCGCCCCCACCTGGTTAGTTTGGGGAGTGGACGCTTGAGCACAGCCATCACCTTGCTACCACTGCTGGAGG GGAGAACCACGCTGGGCAGTGAGAAAACAGATATCCCTCTGCAGGGCAACGGCATCGCACCTCAGCACTGCTACATTGAAAACCAAGCAGGCAGCATCACCTTGTACCCATGTGGAAACCAGTGCTCTGTGGATGGCCTTCCCGTCACCAAACCCTATCGCCTGACACAAG GGTGCATGCTGTGTTTTGGTCAGTCGGTCTTTTTCCGCTTCAACCATCCAGAGGAGGCCCTGCGGATGAAGAGCATGCTACCTGGAGGGAGCCAAGGACTTAGTACCACAAGAACCCATCCTACAG ACTTTCGCAGTGCCCTGAACGGGAACCATCAATCTTTTTGGAGCAACGGCAACTCCAAAATCAACAACACAGCAAAGAACTTCCAGGACTCTTTGGTGTTGAAGGCTGGATCTGGTACACAGCCTCTTCATCAGCCCTCTCCTCCAAACATGCTCAATGGGAGAAACAGCTCCATGACAGAGGACTCCATTTatgaaaacagcagcagctttcagGTTGAGAACCTCAGCAGCAAAACCCCTCCAGTACCTGTGTGGTCTACTCATACCGAATACTCTCCTGTCCCCTATCCACGGACCTCGGTTTCTGTGGCCTCAAGCAGTACTACTGGTGGTCAAAGGGCCCAGGACAGCCCAAAGCTTTGTAAGAATGTAAGAGCAGAGGCCACGTCAAGACAGGGCCCAGAAAACTCTAACCTTAGTCACAAACCATGCCCTGTCAAATTTTCACCAACAGCTCCATCCAGCCCTCGAGTAAGAGGCTCTTCCCTACAGAAGAGATCCCCCAGTCCTATGCGAGATCAGCAACTCTCTCACGTGGAAGCCCCTCAAAAGCTCAGGACTCCAGAGCTGACTGGGGCCACCACCCTGAGAGAACATCCTCCTCTCAGCCCTTACATGTCCCGCAGAGGGACTCCAGGATCGCAGGGCTTCACAGTCAAAACAAGCCCAGAGGGGCACCAGGGCCAACTCAAACTCACTACTTCAAAAGCAGAAGCCATCAGGGCAATGTATACCCACGGTCCATCATCACTTTCTGGACTGGAGAAGGAGCCTGGAGGCAAGCAGTTGAGGGCTGGCCCAGGAAGTGGCTTAATGTCGGGCCTGGGTTCTCGGTCTAGTTCATCTCCTCTTGCTAGCCCTCATAGCACAAGAAAGACCTCCTGCCTGACCATGGCAGGATCCTCAAGCAGGGAGCAGAGTCTTATAAAACCATATACCCGAGAACGCAAAAACAGCATCTCTGAGATCAATGACAATGAGGACGAGTTGCTGGAATACCACCGCtggcagagagaggagaggctgcGTGAGCAGGAAATGGAGAAACTG GAGCGACAGAGGCTGGAGACCATCCTCAATCTGTGTGCAGACTATAATCACAAGGACAGTGCTGCAGAGCTGGCTGAGGTGGTGAGGAGTGGTCTGCTGGGGGGCGCTAGAGGAACCTGCTCTGACACAGCAGGAGGGATGTCCATTCAGGGAGTAGACAGACCCCAGAGGGTGAGAGAGAACAATGAGGAGACCCAGAGAGAGGAGTCTAGCAGCACAGAGAGCACACACCAAGAG TGTAAGGAGCTgttagccagtcaggagcaggtgtacctggaggaggagaggagcaggATCCTGGCCAGGGTTGATGACTTGAAGTACAGAGTCAGCGAACTGGAGCTGCAGCTACAAGAGACCAAACAGgag GTGGAGATGGAGCAAGCCCTGCTGCAGGCAGAGAGGCGGGCGGAGCAGGAGCAAGTGGAAGCTGAAAATGAAATCCTCTCTCAGCTGCAGCTCAAACTCAGCCAGCTGGACAAGGCCACCCAGAAAGAGAAGGACAAG gGGAGGGCTAATGTGTCGGCTGAGCGGAAGGCCCTGGAAAAGCAGAGGAATGAGTACAATGAGCTGAAGAGGCAGTTTGATAAGTGCCCCTTGTCTCTAAGGGAACAGTTACAGGAGCAGCTCAGCAGG AAAGCTGAAGCTCTGGAGTCCGGGACCAAGCGGTTCGAGGAGCTGGAGTTCTgccagctggaggaggagagcagtCTGGATGAGAAGAAGGAGACTCAGAGCTCGCAGCTTCTCCAAGAGCAAGCCGAGTTTCACTGCAGCGTGGCCAAGAGGAAG GAGAAGGTGGCCACTATGGAAGCTCAGGTAAAGCAGCTGGGGCTACAGGCGGCTCAAGACTGTGAGAGGATGGCTAAGGACAGGACAGTAACTCTGCAGCTGTTACACAAG GAGCAAGACAGGTTGTGTGCCCTGGAGAAAAAATACCACACCTTGACAGGAGGGGGAAGCTTCCCAAAGCCTAACAGCAGTATGAAAGAG GACTTTCTTCACATCAGCGAACCTGACCTTGTTTATGTGGACGGCCCTCCTGATAGCCCCTGTCCTTCCTCtacctccttctcctcctctcacaTGCCCTCCCCTGAACTCTATCCTGTTAGGCTGCAGGAG GAGTACCTCAGGCTTTCTGATGTCTATAAAATGTATGGAAATGGCGCTATGCAACCTCACTCTTCTTCCCCTGCTGCTCTCCACTGCCTCTCCCCCGCTGTAGCTCCGGCTCTGCCATGCGAG GAGTACATCACAGTCAGTCAGTTAAGCCAAATCTTTGGGATGCAGAGAGTTGatccctcctcttctccttctatTCCATCATTCCAACTTGCCTCCTCTCAATCCACCTTCTCATGCCACTCAACTGCACGCGgtccttcctcttttctctctgcgCAG AGCCAGCCTGAGCTGAGCAGGAATGCAATGCCTCCCATTAACCTCGAGCGCTGGTACCAGGACATCATGGCTGCTGGAGAGCCTCAGTCATGTCCTCCACCACTGCCCGCAAAGTCTTTTTCCACACGCAGACACAGTCAG TTATTGAAGTCCAAGTCAGATGGTGAGGTCGGGCAGGCGGCATCTTGCACACTGACCCACTCCAGTAGTGCTGCTCACAAGAAAAATGCATCCACAAAG GGGTTACAGTTAATGCTGAGAGAGATGACAAACCCTTTAGACATGGACCCCAGGAAGCAGCTCACTCTGCAGAGCAAAG ATCTGTCTCCCACAGTCCATCACTCCATCCTGCATCATCAGTCGCCACCGAGTGGCAACCAAGCGTACGACACCCTGAGCCTGGAGAGCTCAGACAGCATGGAGACCAGCGTCTCCACCGGCAACTCCGCCTGCACCCCAGAAAG TGCCTGCGGGTTAGAGGCCCAGAGGAtagaagagatggagaagatGTTAAGGGAGGCGCAGCAGGAGAAAGCCAGGCTGATGGAGAACCGA GAGAGAGAGGTGCAGGCTCGGCGGCAGATGTTGGAGGAGGAGCGGAGGAGGCGAGAGGAGGCCGAGAGGAGGCTTCAGGACGAGACGGCCCACAGGCTGAGGCTGGTGGAAGAGGAGGTgaagatgagagagaaacacTTCTCCCAG GCCCGTCCAATGACGCGCTACCTGCCGAACCGCAAAGAGGAGTTTGACCTGCGAGCCCACGTGGAGTCGTCCGGCCACAGCATAGACACCTGCCCCTTCGTCATCCTCACGGAGAAGATGTGCAAGGGTCACCTGGTGAAGATGGGCGGCAAAATCAAATCGTGGAAAAAACGTTGGTTCGTTTTTGATCGTATCAAGAGGAACTTCGGTTATTACGTGG ACAAGCATGAGACCAAGCTGAAAGGGCTCATTTACTTTCAGGCGATTGAGGAGGTTTATTACGATCACCTTCGCAGTGCCACCAAG AGCCCCAACCCATCTTTGACCTTCTGTGTGAAAACCCACGACCGCCTCTACTACATGGTGGCCCCATCCCCGGAGGCCATGAGGATCTGGATGGATGTCATAGTTACGGGCGCTGAGGGCTACACACAGTTCCTGAGTTGA
- the phldb1a gene encoding pleckstrin homology-like domain family B member 1 isoform X3 — protein sequence MDLHVSDNSDSPDEMERVSRNKVEHGRQTHQVLRSTPLDLIETGKSLKVQAERPHLVSLGSGRLSTAITLLPLLEGRTTLGSEKTDIPLQGNGIAPQHCYIENQAGSITLYPCGNQCSVDGLPVTKPYRLTQGCMLCFGQSVFFRFNHPEEALRMKSMLPGGSQGLSTTRTHPTDFRSALNGNHQSFWSNGNSKINNTAKNFQDSLVLKAGSGTQPLHQPSPPNMLNGRNSSMTEDSIYENSSSFQVENLSSKTPPVPVWSTHTEYSPVPYPRTSVSVASSSTTGGQRAQDSPKLCKNVRAEATSRQGPENSNLSHKPCPVKFSPTAPSSPRVRGSSLQKRSPSPMRDQQLSHVEAPQKLRTPELTGATTLREHPPLSPYMSRRGTPGSQGFTVKTSPEGHQGQLKLTTSKAEAIRAMYTHGPSSLSGLEKEPGGKQLRAGPGSGLMSGLGSRSSSSPLASPHSTRKTSCLTMAGSSSREQSLIKPYTRERKNSISEINDNEDELLEYHRWQREERLREQEMEKLERQRLETILNLCADYNHKDSAAELAEVVRSGLLGGARGTCSDTAGGMSIQGVDRPQRVRENNEETQREESSSTESTHQECKELLASQEQVYLEEERSRILARVDDLKYRVSELELQLQETKQEVEMEQALLQAERRAEQEQVEAENEILSQLQLKLSQLDKATQKEKDKGRANVSAERKALEKQRNEYNELKRQFDKCPLSLREQLQEQLSRKAEALESGTKRFEELEFCQLEEESSLDEKKETQSSQLLQEQAEFHCSVAKRKEKVATMEAQVKQLGLQAAQDCERMAKDRTVTLQLLHKEQDRLCALEKKYHTLTGGGSFPKPNSSMKEDFLHISEPDLVYVDGPPDSPCPSSTSFSSSHMPSPELYPVRLQEEYLRLSDVYKMYGNGAMQPHSSSPAALHCLSPAVAPALPCEEYITVSQLSQIFGMQRVDPSSSPSIPSFQLASSQSTFSCHSTARGPSSFLSAQSQPELSRNAMPPINLERWYQDIMAAGEPQSCPPPLPAKSFSTRRHSQLLKSKSDGEVGQAASCTLTHSSSAAHKKNASTKGLQLMLREMTNPLDMDPRKQLTLQSKDLSPTVHHSILHHQSPPSGNQAYDTLSLESSDSMETSVSTGNSACTPESACGLEAQRIEEMEKMLREAQQEKARLMENREREVQARRQMLEEERRRREEAERRLQDETAHRLRLVEEEVKMREKHFSQARPMTRYLPNRKEEFDLRAHVESSGHSIDTCPFVILTEKMCKGHLVKMGGKIKSWKKRWFVFDRIKRNFGYYVDKHETKLKGLIYFQAIEEVYYDHLRSATKSPNPSLTFCVKTHDRLYYMVAPSPEAMRIWMDVIVTGAEGYTQFLS from the exons ATG GATCTTCATGTGTCAGATAATTCTGACAGTCCAGATGAGATGGAGCGCGTGAGCAGGAATAAAGTGGAACATGGAAGACAGACTCACCAAGTCTTACGG AGCACTCCTTTGGACCTGATTGAGACAGGCAAGTCCCTGAAAGTCCAGGCAGAGCGCCCCCACCTGGTTAGTTTGGGGAGTGGACGCTTGAGCACAGCCATCACCTTGCTACCACTGCTGGAGG GGAGAACCACGCTGGGCAGTGAGAAAACAGATATCCCTCTGCAGGGCAACGGCATCGCACCTCAGCACTGCTACATTGAAAACCAAGCAGGCAGCATCACCTTGTACCCATGTGGAAACCAGTGCTCTGTGGATGGCCTTCCCGTCACCAAACCCTATCGCCTGACACAAG GGTGCATGCTGTGTTTTGGTCAGTCGGTCTTTTTCCGCTTCAACCATCCAGAGGAGGCCCTGCGGATGAAGAGCATGCTACCTGGAGGGAGCCAAGGACTTAGTACCACAAGAACCCATCCTACAG ACTTTCGCAGTGCCCTGAACGGGAACCATCAATCTTTTTGGAGCAACGGCAACTCCAAAATCAACAACACAGCAAAGAACTTCCAGGACTCTTTGGTGTTGAAGGCTGGATCTGGTACACAGCCTCTTCATCAGCCCTCTCCTCCAAACATGCTCAATGGGAGAAACAGCTCCATGACAGAGGACTCCATTTatgaaaacagcagcagctttcagGTTGAGAACCTCAGCAGCAAAACCCCTCCAGTACCTGTGTGGTCTACTCATACCGAATACTCTCCTGTCCCCTATCCACGGACCTCGGTTTCTGTGGCCTCAAGCAGTACTACTGGTGGTCAAAGGGCCCAGGACAGCCCAAAGCTTTGTAAGAATGTAAGAGCAGAGGCCACGTCAAGACAGGGCCCAGAAAACTCTAACCTTAGTCACAAACCATGCCCTGTCAAATTTTCACCAACAGCTCCATCCAGCCCTCGAGTAAGAGGCTCTTCCCTACAGAAGAGATCCCCCAGTCCTATGCGAGATCAGCAACTCTCTCACGTGGAAGCCCCTCAAAAGCTCAGGACTCCAGAGCTGACTGGGGCCACCACCCTGAGAGAACATCCTCCTCTCAGCCCTTACATGTCCCGCAGAGGGACTCCAGGATCGCAGGGCTTCACAGTCAAAACAAGCCCAGAGGGGCACCAGGGCCAACTCAAACTCACTACTTCAAAAGCAGAAGCCATCAGGGCAATGTATACCCACGGTCCATCATCACTTTCTGGACTGGAGAAGGAGCCTGGAGGCAAGCAGTTGAGGGCTGGCCCAGGAAGTGGCTTAATGTCGGGCCTGGGTTCTCGGTCTAGTTCATCTCCTCTTGCTAGCCCTCATAGCACAAGAAAGACCTCCTGCCTGACCATGGCAGGATCCTCAAGCAGGGAGCAGAGTCTTATAAAACCATATACCCGAGAACGCAAAAACAGCATCTCTGAGATCAATGACAATGAGGACGAGTTGCTGGAATACCACCGCtggcagagagaggagaggctgcGTGAGCAGGAAATGGAGAAACTG GAGCGACAGAGGCTGGAGACCATCCTCAATCTGTGTGCAGACTATAATCACAAGGACAGTGCTGCAGAGCTGGCTGAGGTGGTGAGGAGTGGTCTGCTGGGGGGCGCTAGAGGAACCTGCTCTGACACAGCAGGAGGGATGTCCATTCAGGGAGTAGACAGACCCCAGAGGGTGAGAGAGAACAATGAGGAGACCCAGAGAGAGGAGTCTAGCAGCACAGAGAGCACACACCAAGAG TGTAAGGAGCTgttagccagtcaggagcaggtgtacctggaggaggagaggagcaggATCCTGGCCAGGGTTGATGACTTGAAGTACAGAGTCAGCGAACTGGAGCTGCAGCTACAAGAGACCAAACAGgag GTGGAGATGGAGCAAGCCCTGCTGCAGGCAGAGAGGCGGGCGGAGCAGGAGCAAGTGGAAGCTGAAAATGAAATCCTCTCTCAGCTGCAGCTCAAACTCAGCCAGCTGGACAAGGCCACCCAGAAAGAGAAGGACAAG gGGAGGGCTAATGTGTCGGCTGAGCGGAAGGCCCTGGAAAAGCAGAGGAATGAGTACAATGAGCTGAAGAGGCAGTTTGATAAGTGCCCCTTGTCTCTAAGGGAACAGTTACAGGAGCAGCTCAGCAGG AAAGCTGAAGCTCTGGAGTCCGGGACCAAGCGGTTCGAGGAGCTGGAGTTCTgccagctggaggaggagagcagtCTGGATGAGAAGAAGGAGACTCAGAGCTCGCAGCTTCTCCAAGAGCAAGCCGAGTTTCACTGCAGCGTGGCCAAGAGGAAG GAGAAGGTGGCCACTATGGAAGCTCAGGTAAAGCAGCTGGGGCTACAGGCGGCTCAAGACTGTGAGAGGATGGCTAAGGACAGGACAGTAACTCTGCAGCTGTTACACAAG GAGCAAGACAGGTTGTGTGCCCTGGAGAAAAAATACCACACCTTGACAGGAGGGGGAAGCTTCCCAAAGCCTAACAGCAGTATGAAAGAG GACTTTCTTCACATCAGCGAACCTGACCTTGTTTATGTGGACGGCCCTCCTGATAGCCCCTGTCCTTCCTCtacctccttctcctcctctcacaTGCCCTCCCCTGAACTCTATCCTGTTAGGCTGCAGGAG GAGTACCTCAGGCTTTCTGATGTCTATAAAATGTATGGAAATGGCGCTATGCAACCTCACTCTTCTTCCCCTGCTGCTCTCCACTGCCTCTCCCCCGCTGTAGCTCCGGCTCTGCCATGCGAG GAGTACATCACAGTCAGTCAGTTAAGCCAAATCTTTGGGATGCAGAGAGTTGatccctcctcttctccttctatTCCATCATTCCAACTTGCCTCCTCTCAATCCACCTTCTCATGCCACTCAACTGCACGCGgtccttcctcttttctctctgcgCAG AGCCAGCCTGAGCTGAGCAGGAATGCAATGCCTCCCATTAACCTCGAGCGCTGGTACCAGGACATCATGGCTGCTGGAGAGCCTCAGTCATGTCCTCCACCACTGCCCGCAAAGTCTTTTTCCACACGCAGACACAGTCAG TTATTGAAGTCCAAGTCAGATGGTGAGGTCGGGCAGGCGGCATCTTGCACACTGACCCACTCCAGTAGTGCTGCTCACAAGAAAAATGCATCCACAAAG GGGTTACAGTTAATGCTGAGAGAGATGACAAACCCTTTAGACATGGACCCCAGGAAGCAGCTCACTCTGCAGAGCAAAG ATCTGTCTCCCACAGTCCATCACTCCATCCTGCATCATCAGTCGCCACCGAGTGGCAACCAAGCGTACGACACCCTGAGCCTGGAGAGCTCAGACAGCATGGAGACCAGCGTCTCCACCGGCAACTCCGCCTGCACCCCAGAAAG TGCCTGCGGGTTAGAGGCCCAGAGGAtagaagagatggagaagatGTTAAGGGAGGCGCAGCAGGAGAAAGCCAGGCTGATGGAGAACCGA GAGAGAGAGGTGCAGGCTCGGCGGCAGATGTTGGAGGAGGAGCGGAGGAGGCGAGAGGAGGCCGAGAGGAGGCTTCAGGACGAGACGGCCCACAGGCTGAGGCTGGTGGAAGAGGAGGTgaagatgagagagaaacacTTCTCCCAG GCCCGTCCAATGACGCGCTACCTGCCGAACCGCAAAGAGGAGTTTGACCTGCGAGCCCACGTGGAGTCGTCCGGCCACAGCATAGACACCTGCCCCTTCGTCATCCTCACGGAGAAGATGTGCAAGGGTCACCTGGTGAAGATGGGCGGCAAAATCAAATCGTGGAAAAAACGTTGGTTCGTTTTTGATCGTATCAAGAGGAACTTCGGTTATTACGTGG ACAAGCATGAGACCAAGCTGAAAGGGCTCATTTACTTTCAGGCGATTGAGGAGGTTTATTACGATCACCTTCGCAGTGCCACCAAG AGCCCCAACCCATCTTTGACCTTCTGTGTGAAAACCCACGACCGCCTCTACTACATGGTGGCCCCATCCCCGGAGGCCATGAGGATCTGGATGGATGTCATAGTTACGGGCGCTGAGGGCTACACACAGTTCCTGAGTTGA